In a single window of the Melanotaenia boesemani isolate fMelBoe1 chromosome 22, fMelBoe1.pri, whole genome shotgun sequence genome:
- the LOC121633955 gene encoding leucine-rich repeat-containing protein 74A-like gives MDPGQEASQSSQKQQPCDKSALCTKRQDKKGGKKKTSGDEWDTDLEENNVQQGSFYAELYLQACQQTGTLPVSQVLHHMNEETLNLNHYGLGPQRAKALAIALQNNNVVTHLELQNNDLGAEGAYYLMEMLETNPFIQSLNLSMNQLGLEGARVISKILINNLNITSIKLSGNDLDDAAAECLSESLQRNSAIKELNLSSNIFSEAEGKHLGDMLDDTCIEVLNLSWNNLRMKYAVALSANLKVNSRLKELYLSSTGFGRSEVEALGKALKENETLVLLDLSRNRICDQAVMLLCHGLTTNSTLKVLKLFHNPMSRVGALTLITTVRNNMNSALDEIDISSVVVREAFVEVLEEIRQRRPSMDVRYTILPIASRNLAAFNTFKKFLEEQNKSIRDFFKSFDKEGTMIVSTSAFRKAVMEANMPLDKHQLEWLVRKFDKNFTATINYSQIC, from the exons ATGGACCCGGGTCAGGAGGCCTCTCAGTCTAGTCAAAAACAGCAGCCATGTGACAAGTCAGCCTTGTGCACAAAAAGGCAGGACAAGAAGGGTGGCAAGAAAAAAACCAGTGGAGATGAGTGGGATACAGATCTGGAGGAAAACA aTGTCCAGCAGGGTTCGTTCTATGCAGAGCTGTACCTGCAGGCTTGTCAGCAGACAGGAACCTTGCCTGTTTCCCAAGTTCTCCACCATATGAATGAAGAAACTTTAAACTTGAACCACTATGGTCTGGGCCCTCAGAGGGCCAAAGCTCTAGCCATCGCTCTGCAG AACAACAATGTGGTGACCCACCTTGAGCTGCAGAACAATGATCTTGGTGCAGAAGGGGCATACTACCTGATGGAGATGCTTGAAACAAACCCCTTTATCCAGAGTCTT aATCTTTCCATGAATCAGCTGGGTCTTGAAGGAGCGAGAGTCATCTCCAAAATACTgataaacaatttaaacatcACATCAATCAAACTCTCAG GAAATGACttggatgatgctgctgctgagtgCTTATCAGAATCTTTACAG AGGAATTCTGCAATCAAAGAGCTGAACCTAAGTAGCAACATATTCTCCGAAGCAGAAGGGAAACATCTGGGTGACATGTTAG aCGATACATGTATTGAGGTCCTAAATCTGAGCTGGAATAACCTCCGCATGAAATATGCTGTGGCTCTGAGTGCCAATCTGAAG GTAAACTCTAGACTGAAAGAGCTCTACTTGTCGTCCACTGGTTTTGGACGCTCTGAGGTGGAGGCGCTGGGTAAAGctcttaaagaaaatgaaacactgGTGCTGCTGGACCTGAGTCGCAACAGAATCTGCGATCAAGCTGTGATGTTGCTCTGCCACGGCTTGACCACCAACAGCACCCTCAAGGTTCTCAag CTGTTTCATAACCCCATGTCACGTGTTGGAGCTCTGACGCTGATCACAACAGTGAGAAACAACATGAACTCCGCACTGGATGAGATCGACATCTCT AGTGTGGTGGTACGCGAGGCCTTTGTGGAGGTACTGGAGGAAATCCGTCAGAGGCGCCCCAGTATGGATGTTCGATACACCATCTTACCCATTGCATCCAGGAATTTAGCTGCCTTCAACACCTTTAAG AAATTCCTCGAGGAGCAAAATAAGAGCATCAGGGATTTCTTCAAGTCTTTTGATAAAGAGGGAACCATGATAGTCTCCACCTCTGCGTTCAGGAAGGCTGTAATG GAAGCCAACATGCCTCTTGATAAGCACCAGTTGGAGTGGTTGGTCCGGAAGTTTGACAAGAACTTCACAGCCACCATAAACTACAG TCAGATTTGCTGA